In Zingiber officinale cultivar Zhangliang chromosome 6A, Zo_v1.1, whole genome shotgun sequence, a single genomic region encodes these proteins:
- the LOC121996548 gene encoding putative disease resistance RPP13-like protein 1 isoform X2 encodes MAGGGFLSSIITMAVDKLHSLALPSTPSSSSSPHNNIEQEMSKLTETMRRVQAKLADSEEDNHVKSHSEKLWLSELKEVAYDAEDLVEEYEYEVLRSKQLHGNNSGTHEGELANKAAEIRKRFDEITKEWKLLTLPKNAGERKRSPLTLVDNRETGSLVLESDVLGREEEKDMLVEWLLSEDDMTDNRVSVIAIIGMGGLGKTTLAQLVYNDPKVKSYFNPRGWVCVSENFNVVNLTEKILQSFTEEKGKGEVKIPETLDGLQRALEENLLGKKFLLILDDVWNEEFTLWYELRKPLVSAQVGKVIVTTRNQPVARIMGIRSPLDLNCLPFDVCWQLFKRVTLGGADQPHLEDLGRKIVDKCKGLPLAVKVLGGALRNKEDIDSWEDILENKKWELEETNKGVLPALKISYDCMPIQLKRCFQYLSLFPKHTRLHSEIIVRLWMSQGLLPLDEDDRDKRAEDKGRNYIERLAERSMIQLKWSDSFLMHNLVHDLAQYIAQDECFCMMDNKFDTKKLQKIRHLSVSIEDPHLLKHLETITDQQLKLMRTLFIRVQDKSRGRPFITRQDKNFGVLDDLFQNLKYIRALHLSQIGIRELPDTLGNLKLLNYLSIKDIAIKSIPESIHNLYNLQTLDLTQTNISELPRQIDNLINLRHLLLSHKVAFLPSGIGNLTNLQTLTHFNVGCGKKHCDIGELNSLMKLGGHISIYNVALLHRSIATMPVNKFSNTKPTLKTKKYLDSLRLDWLREHDNFDRFKQDEKKAEQQLAYLQPHVNLKFLEINNYPGVRFVEWVSDSSFTKLTRLILEDCKNCTKLPPLGQLRYLEYLDIRGMDGVQHVGREFCSMLMASPSSSQNNMAFPSLTHLEFSSMPNWKGWDGVEIGDFPSLHFIEISKCSKLIKFPQWPFMSSVKEMTLGNCGALDVLNLHLWTNLSIGIKTQEHSKWMSKCYFPTLQHLTLKSRVECVHLSQKRLPSLKTLEIQSSEELRVIGGLEGLTSLTSLIIRNCFNLEFEKLPATLQQLRLSNCPLFHKGLEKQPHMLNVLRGREEGERRAYRV; translated from the exons ATGGCCGGAGGAGGCTTCCTGTCTTCCATCATCACCATGGCGGTAGACAAGCTGCATAGCTTGGCTTTACCGTCAACGCCATCTTCTTCTTCGTCACCACATAACAATATTGAACAAGAGATGAGTAAGCTGACAGAGACTATGAGGAGAGTCCAAGCCAAACTTGCCGACTCAGAGGAGGATAATCATGTAAAAAGTCACTCGGAGAAGCTTTGGCTTAGCGAGCTCAAAGAGGTTGCCTATGACGCCGAAGACCTAGTAGAAGAGTACGAGTACGAGGTGCTGCGTTCCAAACAACTGCATGGGAACAACAGTGGGACACATGAG GGTGAACTAGCAAATAAAGCTGCGGAGATAAGGAAAAGATTTGATGAGATCACCAAAGAGTGGAAACTCCTAACGTTGCCTAAGAACGcaggagagagaaagagaagcCCCTTAACCCTAGTTGATAACAGAGAAACAGGCTCTTTAGTGCTTGAATCAGATGTTCTTGGAAGAGAAGAGGAAAAGGATATGTTGGTTGAATGGCTGCTGTCAGAGGATGATATGACAGATAATAGAGTTTCTGTGATTGCGATAATTGGGATGGGGGGACTAGGTAAAACAACACTAGCTCAGCTTGTCTATAATGATCCAAAAGTAAAAAGCTATTTCAATCCAAGAGGATGGGTCTGTGTATCTGAAAATTTTAATGTTGTTAATTTGACGGAGAAGATCCTACAATCATTTACAGAAGAGAAAGGGAAAGGGGAAGTGAAAATTCCTGAAACGCTAGATGGGCTCCAACGTGCATTAGAAGAGAATCTGCTGGGGAAAAAGTTTTTACTGATATTAGatgatgtttggaatgaagaattCACTCTCTGGTATGAATTAAGAAAGCCCTTAGTATCGGCTCAAGTGGGTAAAGTTATAGTGACCACTAGGAATCAACCAGTTGCTAGAATTATGGGGATAAGAAGTCCTCTCGACTTGAATTGCTTACCATTTGATGTATGCTGGCAATTGTTCAAGAGAGTCACTTTGGGAGGAGCTGATCAACCACATCTTGAAGACCTTGGTAGGAAGATAGTAGACAAGTGCAAAGGCTTACCTTTAGCTGTGAAGGTGCTAGGAGGTGCTCTTAGAAACAAAGAAGATATAGATTCATGGGAGGACATACTAGAGAATAAGAAGTGGGAATTAGAAGAAACAAATAAAGGAGTTTTACCGGCACTTAAAATATCATATGATTGCATGCCGATCCAACTTAAGAGATGCTTTCAGTACCTGTCCTTATTTCCCAAACACACACGTTTACATTCAGAAATAATAGTCAGATTATGGATGTCACAaggtcttcttcctcttgatgaaGATGATAGAGATAAGAGAGCAGAGGACAAAGGCAGAAATTACATAGAAAGATTGGCTGAGAGGTCAATGATACAACTGAAATGGAGTGACTCTTTTTTGATGCATAATCTTGTTCATGATCTTGCACAATATATAGCTCAGGACGAATGCTTCTGTATGATGGATAACAAATTTGACACAAAGAAATTACAAAAGATTCGACATTTGTCGGTGAGCATAGAAGATCCTCATCTACTAAAACATCTGGAGACAATAACAGATCAACAACTAAAACTAATGCGGACACTTTTTATAAGAGTACAAGACAAATCAAGGGGGCGACCTTTTATTACAAGACAAGACAAAAATTTTGGAGTCCTTGACGATCTTTTCCAAAATTTGAAATACATACGAGCACTCCATTTAAGCCAGATCGGCATCAGAGAGTTACCAGATACATTGGGCAACCTCAAACTACTtaattacctttctataaaagataTTGCAATAAAGAGTATTCCAGAATCCATACACAACCTTTACAACTTACAAACTCTGGATCTGACACAAACAAATATTTCTGAACTCCCAAGGCAGATTGATAATTTGATAAATCTACGTCATCTTTTGCTTTCTCACAAAGTTGCCTTTCTTCCATCTGGAATTGGAAACTTAACCAACTTGCAGACACTCACCCACTTCAACGTTGGTTGTGGAAAAAAGCATTGCGACATTGGAGAATTGAATAGTTTGATGAAACTTGGAGGGCATATCTCCATTTATAATGTAGCATTGCTACACAGGAGCATTGCGACAATGCCGGTGAACAAATTTTCAAACACAAAACCTACTCTGAAGACAAAAAAGTATCTTGATTCTTTGAGGTTAGATTGGCTTAGAGAGCATGATAATTTTGACCGTTTCAAACAGGATGAAAAGAAGGCAGAACAACAACTTGCATACCTCCAACCGCACGTCAACCTCAAGTTCCTTGAGATAAATAATTATCCAGGTGTTAGATTTGTTGAATGGGTGAGTGATTCATCCTTCACTAAGTTGACCCGTCTGATTCTAGAAGATTGTAAGAATTGCACTAAACTTCCACCGTTGGGTCAACTTCGTTATCTGGAATATCTTGATATAAGAGGCATGGATGGCGTACAACATGTGGGACGTGAATTTTGCTCCATGCTAATGGCCTCTCCATCTTCTTCTCAAAACAATATGGCATTTCCATCTCTGACACACTTGGAATTTAGCAGTATGCCAAATTGGAAAGGGTGGGATGGAGTGGAGATTGGTGATTTCCCCAGTCTCCATTTTATTGAAATTTCTAAATGTTCAAAGCTGATCAAGTTTCCTCAGTGGCCCTTTATGTCTTCTGTGAAAGAAATGACATTAGGTAATTGTGGCGCACTTGATGTTCTAAATTTGCATTTATGGACAAATTTAAGCATCGGTATCAAAACTCAAGAACATAGCAAGTGGATGTCCAAGTGTTACTTTCCAACGCTCCAACACTTGACATTAAAAAGCAGGGTGGAATGTGTTCATCTGTCACAGAAACGACTACCTTCactcaagactttagagattcaATCTTCTGAAGAATTGAGGGTCATTGGAGGGCTTGAAGGCCTCACCTCCTTGACTTCTTTAATTATAAGAAATTGCTTTAACCTTGAGTTCGAGAAGTTACCAGCCACCCTCCAACAACTAAGGCTCTCCAATTGTCCTCTGTTCCATAAGGGGTTAGAAAAACAACCGCATATGCTCAATGTATTG agagggagagaagagggagagagaagAGCTTATAGAGTTTGA
- the LOC121996548 gene encoding putative disease resistance RPP13-like protein 1 isoform X1 has translation MAGGGFLSSIITMAVDKLHSLALPSTPSSSSSPHNNIEQEMSKLTETMRRVQAKLADSEEDNHVKSHSEKLWLSELKEVAYDAEDLVEEYEYEVLRSKQLHGNNSGTHEGELANKAAEIRKRFDEITKEWKLLTLPKNAGERKRSPLTLVDNRETGSLVLESDVLGREEEKDMLVEWLLSEDDMTDNRVSVIAIIGMGGLGKTTLAQLVYNDPKVKSYFNPRGWVCVSENFNVVNLTEKILQSFTEEKGKGEVKIPETLDGLQRALEENLLGKKFLLILDDVWNEEFTLWYELRKPLVSAQVGKVIVTTRNQPVARIMGIRSPLDLNCLPFDVCWQLFKRVTLGGADQPHLEDLGRKIVDKCKGLPLAVKVLGGALRNKEDIDSWEDILENKKWELEETNKGVLPALKISYDCMPIQLKRCFQYLSLFPKHTRLHSEIIVRLWMSQGLLPLDEDDRDKRAEDKGRNYIERLAERSMIQLKWSDSFLMHNLVHDLAQYIAQDECFCMMDNKFDTKKLQKIRHLSVSIEDPHLLKHLETITDQQLKLMRTLFIRVQDKSRGRPFITRQDKNFGVLDDLFQNLKYIRALHLSQIGIRELPDTLGNLKLLNYLSIKDIAIKSIPESIHNLYNLQTLDLTQTNISELPRQIDNLINLRHLLLSHKVAFLPSGIGNLTNLQTLTHFNVGCGKKHCDIGELNSLMKLGGHISIYNVALLHRSIATMPVNKFSNTKPTLKTKKYLDSLRLDWLREHDNFDRFKQDEKKAEQQLAYLQPHVNLKFLEINNYPGVRFVEWVSDSSFTKLTRLILEDCKNCTKLPPLGQLRYLEYLDIRGMDGVQHVGREFCSMLMASPSSSQNNMAFPSLTHLEFSSMPNWKGWDGVEIGDFPSLHFIEISKCSKLIKFPQWPFMSSVKEMTLGNCGALDVLNLHLWTNLSIGIKTQEHSKWMSKCYFPTLQHLTLKSRVECVHLSQKRLPSLKTLEIQSSEELRVIGGLEGLTSLTSLIIRNCFNLEFEKLPATLQQLRLSNCPLFHKGLEKQPHMLNVLREGEKREREELIEFERRYPIIKDWSDAEQDNINRITWMSDHKDDKEYNGSKTARFLPSRRDSYRMKRSRFAAG, from the exons ATGGCCGGAGGAGGCTTCCTGTCTTCCATCATCACCATGGCGGTAGACAAGCTGCATAGCTTGGCTTTACCGTCAACGCCATCTTCTTCTTCGTCACCACATAACAATATTGAACAAGAGATGAGTAAGCTGACAGAGACTATGAGGAGAGTCCAAGCCAAACTTGCCGACTCAGAGGAGGATAATCATGTAAAAAGTCACTCGGAGAAGCTTTGGCTTAGCGAGCTCAAAGAGGTTGCCTATGACGCCGAAGACCTAGTAGAAGAGTACGAGTACGAGGTGCTGCGTTCCAAACAACTGCATGGGAACAACAGTGGGACACATGAG GGTGAACTAGCAAATAAAGCTGCGGAGATAAGGAAAAGATTTGATGAGATCACCAAAGAGTGGAAACTCCTAACGTTGCCTAAGAACGcaggagagagaaagagaagcCCCTTAACCCTAGTTGATAACAGAGAAACAGGCTCTTTAGTGCTTGAATCAGATGTTCTTGGAAGAGAAGAGGAAAAGGATATGTTGGTTGAATGGCTGCTGTCAGAGGATGATATGACAGATAATAGAGTTTCTGTGATTGCGATAATTGGGATGGGGGGACTAGGTAAAACAACACTAGCTCAGCTTGTCTATAATGATCCAAAAGTAAAAAGCTATTTCAATCCAAGAGGATGGGTCTGTGTATCTGAAAATTTTAATGTTGTTAATTTGACGGAGAAGATCCTACAATCATTTACAGAAGAGAAAGGGAAAGGGGAAGTGAAAATTCCTGAAACGCTAGATGGGCTCCAACGTGCATTAGAAGAGAATCTGCTGGGGAAAAAGTTTTTACTGATATTAGatgatgtttggaatgaagaattCACTCTCTGGTATGAATTAAGAAAGCCCTTAGTATCGGCTCAAGTGGGTAAAGTTATAGTGACCACTAGGAATCAACCAGTTGCTAGAATTATGGGGATAAGAAGTCCTCTCGACTTGAATTGCTTACCATTTGATGTATGCTGGCAATTGTTCAAGAGAGTCACTTTGGGAGGAGCTGATCAACCACATCTTGAAGACCTTGGTAGGAAGATAGTAGACAAGTGCAAAGGCTTACCTTTAGCTGTGAAGGTGCTAGGAGGTGCTCTTAGAAACAAAGAAGATATAGATTCATGGGAGGACATACTAGAGAATAAGAAGTGGGAATTAGAAGAAACAAATAAAGGAGTTTTACCGGCACTTAAAATATCATATGATTGCATGCCGATCCAACTTAAGAGATGCTTTCAGTACCTGTCCTTATTTCCCAAACACACACGTTTACATTCAGAAATAATAGTCAGATTATGGATGTCACAaggtcttcttcctcttgatgaaGATGATAGAGATAAGAGAGCAGAGGACAAAGGCAGAAATTACATAGAAAGATTGGCTGAGAGGTCAATGATACAACTGAAATGGAGTGACTCTTTTTTGATGCATAATCTTGTTCATGATCTTGCACAATATATAGCTCAGGACGAATGCTTCTGTATGATGGATAACAAATTTGACACAAAGAAATTACAAAAGATTCGACATTTGTCGGTGAGCATAGAAGATCCTCATCTACTAAAACATCTGGAGACAATAACAGATCAACAACTAAAACTAATGCGGACACTTTTTATAAGAGTACAAGACAAATCAAGGGGGCGACCTTTTATTACAAGACAAGACAAAAATTTTGGAGTCCTTGACGATCTTTTCCAAAATTTGAAATACATACGAGCACTCCATTTAAGCCAGATCGGCATCAGAGAGTTACCAGATACATTGGGCAACCTCAAACTACTtaattacctttctataaaagataTTGCAATAAAGAGTATTCCAGAATCCATACACAACCTTTACAACTTACAAACTCTGGATCTGACACAAACAAATATTTCTGAACTCCCAAGGCAGATTGATAATTTGATAAATCTACGTCATCTTTTGCTTTCTCACAAAGTTGCCTTTCTTCCATCTGGAATTGGAAACTTAACCAACTTGCAGACACTCACCCACTTCAACGTTGGTTGTGGAAAAAAGCATTGCGACATTGGAGAATTGAATAGTTTGATGAAACTTGGAGGGCATATCTCCATTTATAATGTAGCATTGCTACACAGGAGCATTGCGACAATGCCGGTGAACAAATTTTCAAACACAAAACCTACTCTGAAGACAAAAAAGTATCTTGATTCTTTGAGGTTAGATTGGCTTAGAGAGCATGATAATTTTGACCGTTTCAAACAGGATGAAAAGAAGGCAGAACAACAACTTGCATACCTCCAACCGCACGTCAACCTCAAGTTCCTTGAGATAAATAATTATCCAGGTGTTAGATTTGTTGAATGGGTGAGTGATTCATCCTTCACTAAGTTGACCCGTCTGATTCTAGAAGATTGTAAGAATTGCACTAAACTTCCACCGTTGGGTCAACTTCGTTATCTGGAATATCTTGATATAAGAGGCATGGATGGCGTACAACATGTGGGACGTGAATTTTGCTCCATGCTAATGGCCTCTCCATCTTCTTCTCAAAACAATATGGCATTTCCATCTCTGACACACTTGGAATTTAGCAGTATGCCAAATTGGAAAGGGTGGGATGGAGTGGAGATTGGTGATTTCCCCAGTCTCCATTTTATTGAAATTTCTAAATGTTCAAAGCTGATCAAGTTTCCTCAGTGGCCCTTTATGTCTTCTGTGAAAGAAATGACATTAGGTAATTGTGGCGCACTTGATGTTCTAAATTTGCATTTATGGACAAATTTAAGCATCGGTATCAAAACTCAAGAACATAGCAAGTGGATGTCCAAGTGTTACTTTCCAACGCTCCAACACTTGACATTAAAAAGCAGGGTGGAATGTGTTCATCTGTCACAGAAACGACTACCTTCactcaagactttagagattcaATCTTCTGAAGAATTGAGGGTCATTGGAGGGCTTGAAGGCCTCACCTCCTTGACTTCTTTAATTATAAGAAATTGCTTTAACCTTGAGTTCGAGAAGTTACCAGCCACCCTCCAACAACTAAGGCTCTCCAATTGTCCTCTGTTCCATAAGGGGTTAGAAAAACAACCGCATATGCTCAATGTATTG agagagggagagaagagggagagagaagAGCTTATAGAGTTTGAGAGACGTTACCCTATCATCAAAGATTGGAGTGATGCAGAGCAGGACAACATCAATAGGATAACATGGATGAGTGATCACAAGGATGACAAAGAGTACAATGGTAGCAAGACAGCAAGATTCTTACCATCGAGAAGGGATTCTTATC GGATGAAGCGTTCAAGGTTCGCCGCGGGATGA